The Porites lutea chromosome 9, jaPorLute2.1, whole genome shotgun sequence sequence ACTGCACGTTTAGAAGAAAGAATGAAATAGAGGTCTGTTTTGCAGTGCAATCAAAGATTTCACTATTTTTctgaaagtttaaaattttcctTGGAGATTACAGAGTAAGATTTTACCTGCTTCCAATTTTTCCTCAAAAGTAACTTTTACTCACGTGGCTAGAATCTATGCTACTAGTAATTTATTGGagcaaaagaaagcgtttgcataagaaaagagttcaactcctcCATGATTGttatggccgccgtttcattgaaACGCAAATAGAGACCTTACCGTCCGACAACAGCGACgccaatgaaaacgtcgctgtAAAAAACACTTTGCGtcgttttaaacttttttcgcCCTAAAACCAAGATACCCAGTTACTTGAAAGGAGGGAAGTTAGGTTGgaactgaagagaggggacTGTGTCCGAAATCAGAGATAGTAAACAATATATCGCTTGGCCGTTGCGGTTCCCAAGTCAactcaaaatttggtcatttcacgtcgtagttgtgtaaaaccggcaaagaaatttacaaaaaaaacgtGACGGACGTGcagagttcttgttttgctcaTAGAACCTATTGAACGTTCCCCTTGCCGTCGTTGTTGTGCCTTAtgtatggccgccgtgacgtcatttCAAAACGCTCTATTTAGAATTTTGTaatttaaagggacaggttcacggctcagcgcatgctcattaatcaaaatgccatttttctgccgggacatgctgtatcgCCTATgaaagcaatatgatcatgtcgtaatgttgtcaaagaaccaatctggaCACTGCCCTGGCAGTCAGTTGATCAACTTAGGtggaaatagctgtaaattaatcaatgGAATAAAACCctcgggtcaacaataaattcaacgttggtagtgttggcataatccactaatttttctGCGATCTTAGTACTCCTACATTCTACTTCacgttactctgaaatacacttctactttgaaatacactctgagatcgctgagatacatgtgagcgGGATTATTAAgcgatagaattaataatagaTTGGAAAAacgtaatttaattaatgagcatgcgctgaaccgtgaacctgtccctttaagttattaaaaacaaagcaagacAAAACCAAGTATTGGATGCGTCACCAGTAACTATCTGACCCAAACAGCCAAGAGCCATAACCTCTTTTAATAGAATACCGGGATCTTTTCTATGAAAGCGCTCTTGGcaatattttgagaaaattcCTCGGAGCTTTGCTGTTAGAGTGAAACAGTTGCTCGTAAATGCAAGTTAAGGCGCCCTGAACTCTGAAACTAAAATCGAATAGCTTCGGAAGGACAAAGTTTGGACCATATTGGAGGGTCAGATGTCATTGCCTTTTGTCCTTACCTTAAGGCTATGCTACACGCAAGGACGATTTTGAGCGCAACAGAGCGATGCACATAGTTGAGAACATTTTTTTGAGTTggtacaacattgttccagtGTTGTTGCCgtatcgtcgttgcaaatcgtctcggGTAACACCTCACCTTTAGGTCATCATAAAAAGGCTTGCATAGCAAAGAAAAGACTCGAtaaaatgaagaaatatcaTATTTACTAGGAATTCCGAAAAAAAAAGCTTAGCCTCCAAAAAGATTGTTATCATTGTCTTACCATTTAAGTATCTGTTTAGTTCATAAATGCTTACGTAAAAATGTGAGCAAAAAGGCAATGAGAGATCGAAAAGAatcttaaaggagctgtgtcacggaATTTAACAAAATCCGAATAGTAGGAACCGTCACCAAACtgcataaaacataaaaataacagctCAAAACATTAGAAGAAGGTCGGGTACACAAAAGGAGCCacagatggacaaacttgaagaagataaAAACGGATTGAGGTTGGGGgtgtttgaaaacttgttagcctaacagtatttcaaagttcatttttgttgtttgtcacGTTTGATGCAAAACACTTGGGGAGTATATTAGTTGGACAAGAAGCTGTGATGTACAGGTGATTTCTTCGTTGACTTTTAGCTCCAATGCGTACAAGGAAGCAAACTTGGCAATATGAAGTATAGAGCCAcaacacagcccctttaaggcAATTGACCTATGATTATTTGAAGCTTACAAAGCAAGGTgccagcaaacattattttgctttaaatcaGGGAGGGTATACTCTACCCAATTTTTCTTCAATGGGATGTACATTCCACTACTTTTAATTTTAAGCAGATTGTATTTGACTATATTCTCTTCAATTCGAAACAGTTGTACTCAATGAAAATCTTCGAGACGAAGATTTTCATCAAGCTGGACGGCGCTCAACGGAAACAGAAAATCATGCATGGCATATCTATATGGTAGCCAAATGTCTTAAGCAAGGTTCGTCTATTAATTCAAAGGACAGTTACTTTTTCTGTAACCAGAAATTCTTGGTCGTAAGATTGCTTCGCGTCAAAGTTTTCAAGTTGCCCTTTAACAAACAGATGTTCTTCGTCATAAGATTGCTTCACGTCATAGTTTTCAGGTTGCTTTTTTGCAAACATCATAAGTGATGTAATCGACGCTCCGACGGTTACAACTGCCCCAGCGGTATAAAACGATGGGGTATACGAGCCAAACCTGTCCGCCATTAAACCTGCAGaagaaattttaataataacCAATGAGTTGTAAGCAAAGAAAAGAATGGTCAAATATCATCGCGACACCCCAATGtaacctttttcatttttcatttaaattttttccgGTGTTTGCCAGTGTTTTCTTTGGAAAACGGCAAATGCCCTACGGTGGGGCCAGCAAATTCATACAAAACCCTATCGTGGGGCTTTAAAAAGCAGTCCACCTAGGGGGACATAGCAAAATTATGTTTCCTGACAGAGAAACCACAAacaccttttttaaaattaaaattgctaTCAGGCGACACTGTCAAGCGGGATATTCTCGTTTTCCTCTCGTATACTCACCCCCCTTCCAAAAACTGCATAAAAACAGGCTATTTTCAAGAGAAAATCAAACAGGTTCTATTACAGTTATAACACCACGAAAACCCTTATTCCCTTAGTTTATAACTTAAGTTATCTACAAAAGCCATACGCTAACTAAAACGAAACTAACGTAGAAAGCTCCCAAAGCCGCTTAATTTGCCTCCTGATAGTCGGTCTGAggccattttcttttgttttacccTTTGTTATCTAGAACGAATTTTCATTTTCGCGCTAGCGCGTGCAAAAGATCCCGGATGCATGTCGCCCAATTCTGGGCGATAAATTAGATTAACGTTTTCAACTCACCAGCAAGCGGAGGACCGATACCAACACTCAGTCCTAAAAAGGGCATTAGGTAACCCCATGCTTGGTTCACCTTGTCGTTTCCAACGCATTCCAAAACCAGCAAAGTCAACTGACCCATTTGAGCACCTTCCATGAGTCCAAACACAATGAAAATTGCAGCAATGGAGTGGAATGATTTTGCAAGCGGCAGGCATATAACACACAATCCACTGATGGTCATTGCCACTTGATAGAGATGAAATCTGTTGAAGCATCTGAAGTCGCCCAGCGTGCAGAAGATATGGCGACTGAAGAATGATGCTATAGCCAAATAAATGAACAACATAGATGACTTTTCCCCAGAGATATGGAGCTCTTGTTGACAATGTTTGATCTgttgaaaacaaagacaaaaagagAACATAATTCTTTACTCCATCTTAATTGCTCTGGGGAAGGAGACAGGATGTTATTTCCACAAAGCTGCTTAGGCAATGCTCAGCTCAGTGATCGTCGTTTATTAGAAACGAACGTTATTAGTCCTGGGATGTAATTTGAATACTAATTACCCAATCTGGAGGGGTGTATTTTGATAACATACACTTCTGCATACTTGTTATGAACTAAGTTGAACTGGCCAAGGACGATCAAAACTGCAGAAAATGATGCGAATTAGCATGGAAAATCTTTTTCTTAAAGAAAGGGCACTTGAGCTACTCCAAATTATATTAGAGGCCCTTCTTAAAATTCGCTGCTCGAAACGAgatgaaagtaattaaaaataaaattaaggaaaataaaaatttcataaTCTTCTATAACCGCCAATTTTTGTACTGGCATACAGTCCAACCTCCAGTAAacgtcacctctctacaacagccactaTTTTTGGCAGACAGTCCATACTTTAACTCGAACTAGAAGAAGACATCGAAGAAGAAGACTGTTCTTTAATAGTTGAAACAATTAGTGCCCCACCTAACTGAATAGACTGCCGCCAGTATCGCgatatgaaaaaaaacattaaaaaatgtgTCTGCGTTAACCAGCAATAGTTGCACTTACAGCCGTCTTGATTATTCGTTGAGACAATTAGCACCTTAGGTTAAGCTGGATAAACTGCCAAGTATTACGATATTAATGTTGAAATGCTTGTAAATGAAGGAGGAGAAGAAGGAAAATCCTGTACTCACTATGTGGACAGTTGGAACGTAGTATCCCAAAGAAACAATAATCAGTgaaatcgaaaaaataataaagaaaccATTTTTATGTAAGGGTTGACATCTCGTTTCCTTTTGTCTTGGCTTCGTTGTTAGGTTTTCGGCATCTTTTTCTAATGCTTTGTCAAGAGGCACAAAGACAAAAGAACACAATCCACAAATAACGTAGAGAAGGGCAAATCCTCTTAAAGTTCCTCGCCATGAAAATGCACTCAGAAGCGCTTGGGTGAATTGAGTTATTCCAAGCATGCCAACAGCCGTTGCCGACGTAATGATCCCAACAGCCAACGAACGGCGTCTGACAAAGTATTGCAGGACCACCAGAATAGAGGAGTTGTAGACTGCGCGATGACCACACCCAGATATGAGGCTAAATGTGGGGTACATCATCCATAGTCGGGAAGAAACTGATGCAAGAAGGAAGCCGATTATTCCAAATGATGAGCCCAGCAAGGCGGTGAATCTGTAGCTGAAGCGATCGTTGATATAGGAACCGAGAGGACATGTGAAATAGCCAAAGGCCATACTGAGTGAACCAATCCATGctgaaacacaacaaaaataacactatcattaaaaaaaagagtaaCAAGAAAGCCAACAATCGAAATAAGACTAAAACGGAAAATTAATACAAAAACTTCAACGTAAAGTATGTTAAATGTTGCTGAATTTGGAAGAAAGGCCTTCGCAAATTAAAATTGTACGCTATTCGCACATAACCCTCCAGTCTGCCAGTTTTTTACGTGAACACCCTCTCTCTTTACGCCCTGCAGATCGCTGTCAGTGCGATAGATAGTTTAGGTGGAAGGCTAATTTCGAGTTTTTCAGTCACAAACCTCGCTTTTACTTCATAGAACGTCCCACTAGTTTGAATTCGTTTTTGAAATCGGTAGAACCTTCATTCGGTTGTGACTTGGTTCAAGATATATGCCAGGTGGTGTtgataaatgatgatgatgacgatgataatgatgatatggatgatggtgacgatgatgatgatgatgatgatgatgatgacgatgattaaTTGGTTCAAAATTCGCCATCGTTCAATTTTATTACCAAACAAACCTTGCCTGGCAGGCCTTTTTTGCACCTGCCATGCAGGCTGCACCAAAAAGGTCAACACGTCCGTTATTCGAGACACCTCAACGACATTCACAGGTCAAACTGTTAAATATGGGGAAAAGCGGTGAACGCGGCTACTGAAAACTATCTGCCATAATGATCAGGATCAATTGCACAGCTTATATCAATTTTTTGATTTACGGGAACTTTACTCCCTATGCAGACTCCCATGCCATGTGCAAATTGTAGATGTTGGCATCACTTAGGTGATCAGGATGGGACGTCGATATTTTGTACCCATGCGAGTACGTCATGGATGTGCGTGAGGAAAATACAGTGTTGATAGGCTAATCCAATTACATATGAAATCTAACCAGACTGGCATCCATTAGAAGGGTTTATTAAAGATCAATTCACCGACGATACACCCCCGCCTTTTTTTACAAGGCAGCATCCCTCTGAACTTACAATCcctttttctttgaagaaaaaaaaaacccacagAGTCCCTTCCGGTTTTCAAAATTGACCTTGGAATCAATCATGTGATTTGCTAATGTTTGCGCAAGAATTACAtatgctttttaaaacaatactCCGAGAACTGCATAAAATGTTCtagtctgtgaacaggctctctgtcaCAGTTAGTACATTTCAATTCCGAAAAATTCTCTTAAGGTATCTGCACCGGCaaaatttcaacattttttttgtcctaaaaaTCCATCTACGGTAAGGTTAGGTCGTGAAATATGCTCttctagttttattttttcaatttacctCCGCATCAAAGTAAAAATCTCCTTAAAAGTTTTCTACAAATTGAACACCTATTTTTGACTCTTGCGTTTTAATGTACACGGTTGTGGTTAAGAGATCAGGTGTCGCCATTAAAACTATTTCATCGCTATTGCCGGGCAAGGTCCATCAGGGACCGTACAAATTTCATTGTGAAGAATTCAatgatataaaataaataataacactGAGAGGTACTGtcaaatttcatttcaataacCCTTTACATTCTCCAGCTAGCTGTCTAGGGTCGCCCCAGCATCGACATATTACAGAGCCCGGGtacaaaactattgaaacccgTCCATTACGGTAATATGATATAAATATGCGAATACCAAAAAAGATACCTGCATTTGCTATCACATCCCAAAATTTTGTATATATTCTTCCATAATTGTTCGTTAAAAGAATTTGTCGCTCGGTATATTGCAGGGTTTTCCCAGCATGGCTCCTACCTTCGTTTGGATTTTGTTTCGATGATTGCTGTTACCTacccaggggggtactccggTGTTAAAGTAAAGGGGATGATCGAAAGAGGGCAAAACCAAAACCTATAATAAAAACCCAAATAATTAATCCCTATGGCTACTAAGGAAACCCAAACACATCCCTGGACCAAACATTAATCCCCAAAATATCCTTTGCCCATATTCTATAACCTTGACCCCTTAACTATTCGAACAGCAAGCGGTGCCACACCAATCTTCAGAAACATACGTACTTAAATCAAGGCttccccaaaaaaatacttgccaaattttcctaccccagaaaaaatcccggaatcgaaaattttGAACCCACAAACAGGGATGCTGCTAAGAGCAGGCTGCCAACTAATTTCAACGGCTGAAAAAGAGCTACCACCGGTTCAAAATTTCTTTGGAAAACAAAGACATGGATGAGTTTTAAAGGTACACTTGTGAAAGAAAAAGCCGGCTTGACTGATAAAACAAGCCAGCTTAGCTTTTCCTTAACTATATCCCTGGCAAAAATCtgtcgatcatccccgtcactttaaCACCGGAGTACCCCAGTGGGGTTACCTGCCGCTTGCCGAGTTGTGTCAAAGTGTTCTACCAAAACTGGCAGCAGAAGTCCAAAGCTGTAACCAATCCCCGAGGCAATAACAAGCGATATTCCAGAAGCAGCACACACCAGCCAAGACCAGCAGCTATCAGGACGCCATCTGGTAGTTTCATGTTCTGAATCTCCTTTCTGGGAGACTTGGACTCGACTGTTCATGGCTGGTTTCGCTAGCTATCTGCGAAAAAGCAGCCATAGAATATAGAATTGCCCTAACTCTCCCTTGGCAGAGAAATTTTACGTTCTTCCAAAGCTTTTTCAGACATATCACCCAGTTTGCCGGCATGAAAAGGTCATGCAGGTCATCAACTTGTTTTTCCAGCTACCCAGGACCGGTTGTTTTTACTAATTTTACAAACTTTACTGGGCACTGACCCGCCCAGAGGGGATAGGCACTAACAGGAATTATAGGTCTCAAGCAAGGTGCCCTCCCCTCCCACAACCCATGAAAGATAGAAAGTAGGGGTGGTAACTGCTAGAGGTACACATGCACTAGAGTGTTACGTTACAAGAAGGGGCCAAGGGGTTTTCAACTTCAGTTATGTGCCAAGAAGACCAGAACCTCGAAGATGTCAGAGTGAAGGCAGCGAATTGGTCCAGCCTGGAATTAAACTGGGCATTCCGTGTGTTACTCAACCAATTGAGCTCGTAACCAGCCGAGTTTAAAACCACAGCAAGGCATGTC is a genomic window containing:
- the LOC140948332 gene encoding monocarboxylate transporter 10-like isoform X1; translated protein: MNSRVQVSQKGDSEHETTRWRPDSCWSWLVCAASGISLVIASGIGYSFGLLLPVLVEHFDTTRQAAAWIGSLSMAFGYFTCPLGSYINDRFSYRFTALLGSSFGIIGFLLASVSSRLWMMYPTFSLISGCGHRAVYNSSILVVLQYFVRRRSLAVGIITSATAVGMLGITQFTQALLSAFSWRGTLRGFALLYVICGLCSFVFVPLDKALEKDAENLTTKPRQKETRCQPLHKNGFFIIFSISLIIVSLGYYVPTVHIIKHCQQELHISGEKSSMLFIYLAIASFFSRHIFCTLGDFRCFNRFHLYQVAMTISGLCVICLPLAKSFHSIAAIFIVFGLMEGAQMGQLTLLVLECVGNDKVNQAWGYLMPFLGLSVGIGPPLAGLMADRFGSYTPSFYTAGAVVTVGASITSLMMFAKKQPENYDVKQSYDEEHLFVKGQLENFDAKQSYDQEFLVTEKVTVL
- the LOC140948332 gene encoding monocarboxylate transporter 10-like isoform X2, with amino-acid sequence MAFGYFTCPLGSYINDRFSYRFTALLGSSFGIIGFLLASVSSRLWMMYPTFSLISGCGHRAVYNSSILVVLQYFVRRRSLAVGIITSATAVGMLGITQFTQALLSAFSWRGTLRGFALLYVICGLCSFVFVPLDKALEKDAENLTTKPRQKETRCQPLHKNGFFIIFSISLIIVSLGYYVPTVHIIKHCQQELHISGEKSSMLFIYLAIASFFSRHIFCTLGDFRCFNRFHLYQVAMTISGLCVICLPLAKSFHSIAAIFIVFGLMEGAQMGQLTLLVLECVGNDKVNQAWGYLMPFLGLSVGIGPPLAGLMADRFGSYTPSFYTAGAVVTVGASITSLMMFAKKQPENYDVKQSYDEEHLFVKGQLENFDAKQSYDQEFLVTEKVTVL